Part of the Meiothermus sp. CFH 77666 genome is shown below.
CAGCCCTTCCGTGTTCTCGCGCACCACCACCAGGTCTACCCCCGGCCTCGAGCCCGGCACGGGGTGGTGTTTGGCCGGGCGCACGTTGGCGAACAGGTCGAGCTTGCGGCGCATGTAGCGGATGGCCCCAAAAAAGCCCGGCACCTTCTGGGTGGGGCTGGTGGCGGCGCCAAACAGGGTGGCGTCGGTGTGCTGGACAGCCTCGAGGGTGGCCTCCGGCACCGAGATGCCTATTCGTTCAAAGGTCTCCCAGCCCGCCTGGGCCTCCACGAACTCGAGCCTGAGTCCGGTGGCCTCCAAGACCAGCCTGGCGGCAGGAATCACTTCATGCCCGATACCATCGCCTTCAATCAGACAAATCTTGTAGCTTTTGCTCACAGTATCACCCCCGACATTCTACCGACCTTTGTTCGCTCTAGGCAGGGCAACACGCGGCTACCGCCAGAGCGAACCTGGGCATACGGGTTCTTGTGTGTAAGACATGGTGTTTTACTCTGGCTGCTTTTGGCTCTGGTGCTGGCCTGGTGCACACCGGTTCAGGTCTACGCCCTGGCCCTGGGGGCCCTGCAGCCCAAAGGCGAGGTGGTGCAGGTTCTGGCCCCCAGCAGCGGTCGCCTGGCTCGCTTTGTGCTGACCCCCAACCGTCAGGTTCGCAAAGGTGAGCTGCTCCTGGAGCTCGACACCCTGGGCCTGAGCCCCCAGGAGGCCCAGGCCCAGCTTCAGGCCGCCGAGTCCCAGGTGGAAGAGGCCCGCCGCGCACTGGCCCAGCAGCAGGAAATCCTGCTCCAGCGACAGCGTTTGGCCCGTTTGCAGGCCGAGCTGTACGCGGTGGGAGGCGTGGCCCGCGTCGAATACCAGGAAGCCCAGGACAACCTGCGCCAGGCCCAGGCTGCCGTACAGCTGGCCCAGGCCCGGGTCAGAACCGCCCTGGCCCAGCTTGCCACCCTCCGCACCCGGCGCAGCCTGCGGGTTTACAGCCCCACCCAGGGCCAGGTGCTCCAGGCGGCCAGCCTGCGGGCGGGCGAATGGGTAAGCGCAGGCCAGCCCCTGGCCCAAATCCTGCTCCACGACGTGCCCCTGGTTTTCCGCGGCTACGTGCCCGAGCGCGAGCGCCCCAAGCTCCGCGAAGGGGCTCGGGCCGAAGTGGCCTGGAACGCCTACCCTCGCCAACGCTTCGGCCTTAGCATGGGCCGGGTCAGCCGCATCTCCCCCAGCACCCTGGTGGTGAGCAATACTCCGGTCTACGAGGTCGAAATTCTGCTCGATTCCTTAGAACTCAAAAGCCCAGAAGGTGTGCGCCGGCTGCTGCCGGGCCTGGCGGGGGAGGCGCGGGTGATTGCGGCCCGGCGCAACCTGCTCAGCCTGCTATGGGACTGGATTCGGGGGGTGAACCCATGGGGATAAAGGTTGTCAGCGGTTCGCGGATCATCACCGAAGCGTTTGAACGCCTGGTGATGGAGCTGGACTTTTCCAACTCCCTAACCTTGGTGGTGGATCACCCGGTTGGGGTAGCCCTCCACTTGCTGCCGGAGCTACGAGGCAGCAGCCTGGTGCTCACGGCTTCCTATTCGCCTTACTACCTGGCCGACCTTTTGGAGCACCAACCTGGTGGCATCGTGCAGGAGCCGCTCCAGGCCCACGAACTCCGAGAGGCGCTGGAGAGGGTGGCTCGAGGGCAAACCATCTGGCCGGACGTAGAGGACACCTTACCTCCCCAGATGCGTCGCGTGCTGCGGGCTTTAGTGAGCGGTATGTGCCACCAGAGCATTGCAGACACCTTGCAACTTAGCCTCAAGCGGGTCTACAACATCGTCTCCGACCTGAAGTTTTATCTGGGCGCAGAGACTCAGGCCGATCTCCTTCTGAAGTACTTGGGTCTAGCCATAAAACCCCCAAAAAGTCAAGGGAAAAACTCCCGGGAGTTTTTCCCTTCCCAACCCCCAGACGGCTCTGCTACCCTGCTTAGCAGAAAGGAGGTGAAGCCGGTGCTGCGCGAACTAACCCAGGAGGAAGCCGAACAAACCCTGGGCGGCGCAGTAGAACAGCCCCCCAGCCTACCCTGGCTGGCTAGGCTGCTGGAAGAACCTTGCCCCTGGCCCAAACCGGTGGTGCCCATTCCCCGGCCCGTACCGCCGGAGGAGCGGGAGTAAGGACAAAGCAACCCATAACCGAGTACAAAGGAGATAAACATGAAACTGCGGGAGTTGGGAGTGTGGGAGATGGAAGAGGTTCAAGGAGGCGGGAGTGTTTGCCTAAACCTTGGCCTGTTATCAATTTGTATTGAAGACGGCAAAGTTCGTTATGAGTACAACATTGGTTCTGTTACTGTCGATCAAAAGGCTGCGGAAGGGATGTCTTCTAATCTACGGGAAGTTAATACTGCCATTAACTCGGTTTTCGGCCTTGATCGG
Proteins encoded:
- a CDS encoding HlyD family efflux transporter periplasmic adaptor subunit, whose amino-acid sequence is MLAWCTPVQVYALALGALQPKGEVVQVLAPSSGRLARFVLTPNRQVRKGELLLELDTLGLSPQEAQAQLQAAESQVEEARRALAQQQEILLQRQRLARLQAELYAVGGVARVEYQEAQDNLRQAQAAVQLAQARVRTALAQLATLRTRRSLRVYSPTQGQVLQAASLRAGEWVSAGQPLAQILLHDVPLVFRGYVPERERPKLREGARAEVAWNAYPRQRFGLSMGRVSRISPSTLVVSNTPVYEVEILLDSLELKSPEGVRRLLPGLAGEARVIAARRNLLSLLWDWIRGVNPWG
- a CDS encoding response regulator transcription factor, with the protein product MGIKVVSGSRIITEAFERLVMELDFSNSLTLVVDHPVGVALHLLPELRGSSLVLTASYSPYYLADLLEHQPGGIVQEPLQAHELREALERVARGQTIWPDVEDTLPPQMRRVLRALVSGMCHQSIADTLQLSLKRVYNIVSDLKFYLGAETQADLLLKYLGLAIKPPKSQGKNSREFFPSQPPDGSATLLSRKEVKPVLRELTQEEAEQTLGGAVEQPPSLPWLARLLEEPCPWPKPVVPIPRPVPPEERE